One part of the Oncorhynchus clarkii lewisi isolate Uvic-CL-2024 chromosome 7, UVic_Ocla_1.0, whole genome shotgun sequence genome encodes these proteins:
- the LOC139414084 gene encoding G-protein coupled bile acid receptor 1-like, with protein MDDLANDSAVRPLLSEARLIYAITVPLSTAIILANLVIILGISCNRQLYNTPNYFFLSLLVADLCTGVALPFIPWMGLNRTLSFSSCLLVHIFPNFLFLAFLFNLVIVHYERYMCIMSPLHYSSFWVHRRFPLVLLAVWAPPLLYASLPAFGWNNRAGPGWNGCCSFNDTGALGAPVNCSTVVAAVAAPVGSECCSYRRVFPNAFIYLEVYGLLAPAILSIAGMTGRVLWITRGQMKDICRLHRSVATRGGGQASEREQRLNLRYTRCVAAVSLTFLACWVPYIIYIHVCVAFLLSKETRGNSTTHIVLSCTGIGSMAVMPLVLGLANRQYTDPVRKLLHKLRDRWRRRQDSEDMAL; from the coding sequence ATGGATGACCTGGCCAATGACTCTGCTGTGCGGCCGCTGCTGTCGGAGGCACGTCTCATCTACGCCATCACCGTGCCCCTGTCCACCGCCATCATCCTAGCCAACCTGGTCATCATCCTGGGTATCTCCTGTAACCGTCAGCTCTACAACACCCCAAACTACTTCTTCCTGAGCCTGCTAGTGGCTGACCTGTGTACGGGCGTGGCCCTGCCGTTCATCCCCTGGATGGGACTCAACCGTACGCTGAGTTTTAGCTCCTGTCTCCTGGTTCATATTTTTCCTAATTTCTTGTTCCTGGCGTTCCTGTTTAACCTGGTGATAGTTCATTATGAGAGATACATGTGCATCATGAGTCCGTTACATTATAGTAGCTTCTGGGTTCACCGCCGCTTCCCGCTGGTGCTGCTCGCCGTGTGGGCGCCGCCACTGCTCTACGCCTCCCTGCCCGCCTTCGGCTGGAACAACCGGGCCGGCCCAGGGTGGAACGGCTGCTGCTCGTTTAACGACACGGGCGCGCTGGGTGCGCCGGTGAACTGTTCCACTGTTGTGGCAGCGGTAGCGGCGCCGGTTGGCTCTGAGTGCTGCTCTTACAGACGGGTCTTCCCCAACGCCTTCATCTACCTCGAGGTGTACGGGCTGCTGGCGCCTGCCATCCTGTCCATCGCGGGCATGACGGGACGTGTGCTGTGGATCACCCGGGGCCAGATGAAGGACATCTGCCGGCTGCACCGCTCCGTGGCGACCAGGGGGGGCGGTCAGGCCTCGGAACGGGAGCAGCGGCTCAACCTCCGCTACACGCGGTGCGTGGCCGCCGTGTCGCTGACCTTCCTGGCCTGCTGGGTGCCCTACATCATCTACATACACGTCTGCGTGGCGTTTCTGCTCAGCAAGGAAACGCGCGGGAACTCCACCACACACATCGTGCTGTCGTGCACGGGGATCGGGAGCATGGCAGTGATgccgctggtcctggggctggccaACAGGCAGTACACGGACCCGGTGAGGAAACTCCTCCATAAActcagagacagatggaggaggagacaggactcTGAGGATATGGCTCTCTGA
- the LOC139414002 gene encoding keratin, type II cytoskeletal 8-like, with amino-acid sequence MRFRLVSSITFFRPIRSFSTVYLACFSLSSLQRRGQEHASVQNLEQQNKVLDTRLKILKEQEDYQGNVDAVVNELQQQIQKLARDKQKLKQELARCQDKVDQTRNKYQDEIQKKSDLENDFVINKKDVDEGHLAAVDLALELEDLMGELDFLRWGYDEKIVVEKDIEDVEVDGQNALEQARDNIVALEDVLRRAKQDMARQVREYQELMNLKLALDIEIATYRKLLAGE; translated from the exons ATGCGGTTCAGGTTGGTGTCGTCAATCACCTTCTTCAGACCAATCAGGTCCTTCTCCACAGTCTACCTGGCCTGCTTCTCATTGTCCAGcctgcagaggagaggacaggagcatGCATCA gTGCAAAACCTGGAGCAGCAGAACAAGGTCCTGGACACGCGTCTGAAGATCCTGAAGGAGCAGGAGGACTACCAAGGCAACGTGGACGCTGTGGTCAACGAGTTGCAGCAGCAGATCCAGAAACTGGCCCGGGACAAACAGAAACTGAAGCAGGAGCTAGCCCGCTGCCAGGACAAAGTGGACCAGACACGCAACAA GTACCAGGATGAGATCCAGAAGAAGTCGGATCTGGAGAATGACTTTGTGATCAACAAGAAGGATGTGGATGAGGGCCACCTGGCAGCCGTGGATCTGGCTCTGGAACTGGAGGACCTGATGGGAGAACTGGACTTCCTGAGGTGGGGCTATGATGAG AAAATAGTTGTTGAGAAGGACATTGAGGATGTGGAGGTGGATGGGCAGAACGCGTTGGAGCAGGCCAGGGATAATATTGTTGCGCTGGAAGACGTTCTCCGCAGGGCCAAGCAGGACATGGCCCGTCAGGTCAGGGAGTACCAGGAACTGATGAACCTCAAACTGGCCCTGGACATCGAGATCGCCACCTACAGGAAGCTACTGGCGGGAGAGTAG